In a genomic window of Dyadobacter fermentans DSM 18053:
- a CDS encoding SDR family NAD(P)-dependent oxidoreductase, whose protein sequence is MPKQVIVSGATGNLGKDVVKKLTEFGYGLHINVRKGKTDAYADNANVSSYLADLAHPEQADVFVAEAIANAGKIEAGILLAGGFAMAKLTDTTDSDIEQMLSINFKTAFHVVKPLMKHFEANGGGQFVFIGARPALVAEAGTGSFAYTLSKTLIFQMADLINAEGKSKHITATVIVPSIIDTPDNRAAMPGSDFSKWIPAADMAEGIAFVLSDTGKKLRQTVLKLYNEA, encoded by the coding sequence ATGCCCAAACAAGTCATCGTCAGCGGAGCCACGGGAAATCTCGGGAAAGATGTTGTCAAAAAACTCACGGAGTTTGGTTATGGCTTGCATATCAATGTGCGCAAAGGGAAAACGGATGCTTACGCGGATAATGCGAATGTCTCCAGTTACCTGGCCGACCTCGCCCATCCCGAACAGGCTGACGTATTTGTCGCAGAAGCCATTGCCAATGCAGGCAAAATAGAGGCCGGGATATTGCTCGCAGGCGGTTTTGCGATGGCCAAACTGACTGATACCACCGACTCGGACATCGAGCAAATGCTGTCGATCAATTTCAAAACGGCTTTCCATGTCGTAAAGCCGCTCATGAAGCATTTTGAGGCAAACGGGGGCGGGCAATTCGTGTTCATCGGCGCACGGCCGGCGCTGGTAGCCGAGGCGGGTACGGGCAGCTTTGCCTACACCCTTTCCAAAACATTGATCTTCCAAATGGCCGATCTCATCAATGCAGAAGGCAAATCGAAGCATATCACGGCCACGGTGATTGTCCCGAGCATTATCGACACGCCTGATAACCGCGCCGCCATGCCAGGCTCCGATTTCAGCAAATGGATTCCCGCCGCGGACATGGCCGAAGGCATTGCATTCGTGCTGAGTGATACGGGCAAAAAGCTGCGGCAAACCGTATTGAAGCTCTATAACGAGGCCTGA
- a CDS encoding mevalonate kinase family protein codes for MIIETRAYARAGLLGNPSDGFFGKTISISVRNFGASISLYESPELHIEPQPQDLNTFRSIFHLRDSVNMLGYNGGIPLIKAGIKKFGDYCEENNIRLPNKNFTVRYRSSIPRQVGMSGSSAIIVALFRALMQFYKVEIPIEILPQLVMVTETEELGITAGLQDRVIQCYEGCVYMDFDKTMIQTQGHGRYERINPELLPKLYVAYNTNLSKVSGKVHNDVRTRYDRGEQDVIDVLGQIAQKAEDGRTALLENRPDDLHALMNENFDLRCKIYNVPESNKRLINAARACGASAKFAGSGGTIIGIYKDDDMLNQLFVQLKKFNARVIRPFVV; via the coding sequence TTGATCATTGAAACACGCGCCTATGCCCGTGCGGGGCTTTTGGGCAATCCTTCTGATGGCTTTTTCGGAAAAACGATTTCCATATCTGTAAGAAATTTCGGCGCTTCCATTTCGCTGTACGAGTCGCCCGAGCTGCATATCGAGCCGCAACCGCAGGACCTGAACACGTTCCGGAGCATTTTCCACCTCCGCGATTCGGTGAATATGCTGGGCTATAATGGCGGTATCCCGCTCATAAAGGCCGGCATCAAGAAGTTCGGCGACTATTGCGAGGAGAACAACATCCGGCTTCCCAACAAGAATTTTACCGTGCGGTACCGCTCATCCATCCCGCGGCAGGTGGGCATGTCGGGTTCGAGTGCGATCATCGTCGCCTTGTTCCGCGCATTGATGCAGTTTTACAAGGTCGAAATACCGATTGAAATACTGCCGCAGCTCGTGATGGTGACCGAAACCGAGGAGCTGGGCATTACTGCCGGCTTGCAGGACCGCGTGATCCAGTGCTACGAGGGTTGTGTGTATATGGATTTTGACAAAACGATGATCCAGACGCAGGGACATGGCCGCTACGAGCGCATTAACCCCGAACTGCTGCCAAAACTGTACGTGGCTTACAATACCAACCTCAGCAAGGTGTCGGGCAAGGTGCACAACGACGTGCGCACGCGCTACGACCGGGGTGAGCAGGATGTGATCGACGTCCTGGGCCAGATCGCCCAGAAAGCGGAAGACGGCCGCACGGCATTGCTCGAAAACCGCCCCGACGACCTGCATGCGCTCATGAACGAGAATTTCGACCTGCGCTGCAAAATTTACAACGTCCCCGAATCCAACAAAAGGCTCATCAACGCTGCCCGTGCATGCGGCGCTTCCGCCAAATTTGCAGGCTCCGGCGGCACGATCATCGGCATTTACAAGGACGACGACATGCTGAACCAGCTGTTTGTACAGTTGAAGAAGTTCAATGCGCGGGTGATACGGCCGTTTGTGGTTTGA
- the atpG gene encoding ATP synthase F1 subunit gamma has product MASLKEVRNRIVSVNSTQQITKAMKMVAAAKLRRAQDSILQMRPYAQKLGEMLLTVSSGSESAADSPLKAVRAVEKVLIVVVTSDRGLCGAFNTNIIKATIQLIESKYAAQAAKGNVEIFAIGKKGAESLIRRGFTVNTAYTDLFGRLSFVNAKNAAEEIMRDFSEGRYDKVDIVYNEFKNVATQIIHTDPYLPIVAENQSTKSKKTEVNYIFEPDEDEILAELIPKSLKIQLYRAVLESNASEQGARMTAMDKATENAQELLKDLRLVYNRTRQAAITKEILEIVGGAEALKN; this is encoded by the coding sequence ATGGCCAGCTTAAAAGAAGTACGTAACCGTATCGTTTCGGTTAATTCCACACAGCAAATCACCAAAGCCATGAAAATGGTGGCGGCAGCCAAGCTGCGTCGTGCACAGGACAGCATTCTGCAAATGCGCCCTTACGCACAGAAGCTTGGTGAAATGCTTCTGACAGTTTCGTCAGGATCGGAAAGCGCTGCCGATAGCCCGTTGAAAGCCGTTCGCGCGGTGGAAAAGGTGCTCATCGTAGTTGTAACTTCCGACCGTGGATTGTGCGGAGCATTCAATACCAACATTATTAAAGCTACAATCCAGCTCATCGAGTCGAAATATGCGGCTCAGGCGGCAAAAGGGAATGTAGAGATTTTTGCTATCGGTAAAAAGGGCGCTGAGTCGCTCATTCGCCGCGGCTTCACTGTAAACACGGCTTACACCGACCTCTTCGGCCGTTTGAGCTTTGTGAATGCGAAGAATGCTGCCGAGGAGATCATGAGGGATTTCTCGGAAGGCCGTTACGACAAAGTGGATATCGTGTACAACGAATTTAAAAACGTAGCCACGCAAATCATCCACACCGACCCGTACCTTCCGATTGTAGCTGAAAACCAATCGACCAAGTCGAAGAAGACCGAGGTTAACTATATTTTCGAACCGGACGAGGATGAAATCCTTGCCGAGCTGATTCCAAAATCTTTGAAAATCCAGTTGTACCGCGCCGTTCTCGAATCCAATGCATCGGAGCAGGGAGCGCGTATGACCGCGATGGACAAGGCAACGGAAAACGCCCAGGAGCTTTTGAAAGACCTGCGCCTGGTGTACAACCGTACCCGCCAGGCTGCGATTACGAAGGAAATCCTCGAAATCGTAGGCGGTGCCGAAGCATTGAAAAACTAA
- a CDS encoding hemolysin family protein, producing MAAEFAIVKIRASQLEQKAQEGNRMAILSKQIVANLDGYLAATQFGITLASLGLGWIGEPVVSKMIIGAMDLVGLSIDPEVAHHIALPTAFAIITVLHIVFGELAPKSIAIQRPESTTLALSYPLHGFFLIFRPVVWLLNGIANVILKGFGITPSHGSEVHSSDELRYLVQQQKDSGMIEAADYDLIKNAFDFSERIARQIMIPRPQVVGIDVNDFTEAKLEKVIEEGYSRMPVYEDTLDQVIGVLHLKDLLLKMRQGKDIVLRELIRPIATVHGSKPIGALLREFQVSRQQMAVIVDEYGGVDGIVTMEDILEELVGEIQDEYDNEAPIVKNESDNTYTVQGAASIADLNDKLPHDITRRPDYETLAGYLIWKCGRIPAVGEKVKTKHYEFTVLKKQRSSVTQVKIAVLES from the coding sequence GTGGCGGCTGAGTTCGCGATCGTTAAAATCCGGGCGTCGCAGCTGGAACAAAAGGCCCAGGAAGGAAACCGGATGGCCATTCTTTCCAAACAAATCGTGGCCAACCTCGACGGTTACCTGGCCGCAACGCAGTTCGGGATCACACTCGCGAGTCTTGGGTTGGGTTGGATAGGGGAGCCGGTGGTTTCGAAGATGATCATCGGTGCCATGGACCTGGTGGGGCTTTCCATCGATCCCGAGGTGGCGCACCACATCGCATTGCCCACCGCATTTGCCATTATCACGGTGCTGCACATTGTATTCGGAGAGCTGGCGCCAAAATCGATCGCGATCCAGCGGCCGGAATCGACTACCCTGGCTTTGTCCTATCCGCTGCACGGTTTTTTCCTGATATTCCGACCGGTCGTGTGGCTGCTGAACGGCATTGCCAATGTGATTCTGAAAGGTTTCGGCATTACGCCGTCGCATGGCAGCGAGGTGCACAGCAGCGATGAGCTGCGTTATCTGGTTCAGCAACAGAAAGATAGTGGAATGATTGAAGCGGCTGATTATGATTTGATCAAGAATGCATTCGACTTTTCGGAACGGATAGCACGACAAATCATGATCCCCAGGCCGCAGGTTGTCGGGATAGATGTCAATGATTTCACGGAGGCAAAACTTGAAAAAGTAATAGAAGAAGGCTATTCGAGAATGCCGGTTTACGAGGATACGCTCGATCAGGTGATCGGTGTGCTGCATTTGAAGGATCTGTTGCTGAAAATGCGGCAGGGCAAGGATATCGTCCTGCGTGAGCTGATCCGCCCCATCGCGACGGTGCACGGTTCGAAGCCGATCGGGGCGCTGCTGCGTGAATTTCAGGTGAGCCGGCAACAAATGGCCGTGATCGTGGATGAATACGGAGGCGTGGACGGCATTGTGACAATGGAGGATATTCTCGAAGAGCTCGTAGGGGAAATTCAGGATGAGTACGATAACGAGGCACCGATCGTGAAAAATGAATCGGACAATACGTACACTGTGCAAGGTGCGGCTTCCATCGCGGATTTGAATGACAAACTCCCGCACGACATCACGCGTCGCCCCGACTATGAAACGCTCGCCGGTTACCTGATCTGGAAATGCGGTCGGATTCCGGCAGTGGGCGAGAAGGTCAAAACAAAGCATTACGAATTTACGGTGCTCAAAAAGCAGCGAAGCTCGGTTACCCAGGTGAAGATCGCCGTGCTGGAAAGTTAG
- a CDS encoding DUF433 domain-containing protein, with translation MADLIERITVNPDLCNGKPTIRGKRITVQTVLEHLAAGDTRDTILYHFPSLENADIDACLHFAAQMAGRNFASYPTAA, from the coding sequence ATGGCCGACTTGATTGAGAGAATTACCGTTAATCCCGACTTATGTAACGGGAAACCGACGATTAGAGGCAAAAGAATCACTGTGCAGACGGTATTGGAACATCTGGCAGCGGGTGATACGCGTGACACCATTCTCTACCATTTCCCTTCCCTGGAAAATGCCGATATAGACGCATGTCTGCATTTCGCGGCGCAAATGGCAGGAAGAAACTTTGCCAGCTACCCGACTGCCGCCTGA
- a CDS encoding DUF5615 family PIN-like protein — protein sequence MPKYLIDVNLPEHCSVWNSAEFIHQRSLDDEWLDSRIWDYARENRLTIVTRDSDFSARMITSVPPPNVIHFRLGNIKASELFEILHKNGIILPN from the coding sequence ATGCCCAAATACCTGATCGATGTGAACTTGCCAGAACACTGCTCGGTTTGGAACAGTGCTGAGTTTATTCATCAGCGAAGCTTGGACGATGAATGGCTTGACTCCCGGATCTGGGACTACGCTCGCGAAAACCGGCTGACCATTGTGACCCGTGACTCCGACTTTTCTGCTCGGATGATCACCAGTGTACCTCCACCGAACGTCATTCATTTTCGCCTGGGTAACATCAAAGCGTCAGAACTTTTTGAAATATTGCACAAAAATGGCATAATATTGCCGAACTGA
- the galU gene encoding UTP--glucose-1-phosphate uridylyltransferase GalU, which translates to MIRKAVIPAAGLGTRFLPATKSMPKEMLPIIDIPTIQYVVQEAVDSGIEDILIISGKGKRAIEDHFDRNVELESRLEEKEDLLWFNEMRRLADMANVHFVRQKEANGLGDAIYYARHHVGNEPFAVLLGDTIMDSVIPVTQQLMDTYEQYGGSVIAVEEVPANKVNRYGIVGGNSLSDSILELSTLVEKPAIDKAPSNLAIAGRYVLTPEIFNTIEQTPKGKNNEIQLTDSLLLLLKRENIFAHHIEGKRHDIGDKLDYLKTTVEFALKRKEFAEPFRKFLVDILNK; encoded by the coding sequence ATGATTCGTAAAGCCGTTATACCTGCCGCCGGGCTTGGGACCCGATTCCTGCCGGCAACCAAGTCGATGCCGAAGGAAATGCTTCCGATTATCGACATTCCTACCATTCAATACGTAGTGCAGGAAGCCGTTGACTCGGGGATTGAAGATATCCTGATCATTTCCGGGAAAGGAAAGCGGGCTATCGAGGACCATTTCGATCGCAATGTGGAACTCGAAAGTCGCCTCGAAGAAAAGGAAGATCTCCTTTGGTTCAATGAAATGCGCCGTTTGGCAGACATGGCCAATGTGCATTTCGTACGGCAGAAAGAAGCCAACGGCCTCGGCGACGCCATTTACTATGCGCGTCACCACGTTGGTAATGAGCCATTTGCGGTACTTTTGGGCGATACCATCATGGATTCGGTGATTCCGGTGACCCAGCAGCTGATGGACACGTATGAACAATACGGCGGCTCGGTGATCGCGGTGGAGGAAGTGCCTGCCAATAAAGTAAACCGTTACGGCATCGTAGGCGGTAACTCACTCAGCGACTCCATCCTCGAACTGAGCACATTAGTCGAAAAGCCGGCTATCGACAAGGCACCTTCCAACCTGGCCATTGCCGGCCGGTATGTGCTCACGCCCGAAATTTTTAACACCATCGAGCAGACGCCCAAAGGCAAGAACAACGAAATCCAACTCACCGACTCGCTGTTGCTGCTTTTGAAACGCGAAAATATTTTCGCACACCATATCGAAGGCAAGCGCCACGATATCGGCGACAAGCTGGATTACCTCAAAACAACCGTCGAGTTTGCATTGAAAAGAAAGGAATTTGCTGAACCATTCCGGAAATTCCTCGTTGATATCCTGAACAAATAG
- a CDS encoding Uma2 family endonuclease: MILRSASSVLPRTLDEFVRWETVDGFKYEWNDGKIIRSGKVKKRHLFIIRRLQQLFFGTAAFSKGGVLIMEQDVILSAIQMRRPDLSFFSGEQIDASAASEEEPIPEFLIEVISPTDDAEKVEEKLAEYFNSSVRVVWHIYPDNEVVYVYTSRKNVKICTELDVCSAYPVMEDFEISVRELLTTHIAK; encoded by the coding sequence ATGATACTCCGTTCCGCATCTTCGGTTTTGCCCCGCACGCTGGATGAATTCGTCCGGTGGGAAACCGTCGATGGTTTTAAATATGAATGGAACGACGGTAAAATCATCAGATCCGGGAAAGTGAAGAAACGACACCTCTTCATCATCAGAAGACTTCAACAATTATTTTTCGGCACAGCTGCCTTTTCAAAAGGCGGCGTACTGATCATGGAGCAAGACGTCATTCTGAGCGCCATCCAGATGCGACGCCCCGATCTTTCTTTTTTCTCCGGCGAACAGATCGACGCGTCTGCCGCATCAGAGGAGGAACCTATCCCCGAATTTCTGATCGAGGTGATCTCGCCCACCGACGACGCTGAAAAGGTTGAAGAAAAGCTGGCCGAATATTTTAATTCCTCAGTCAGGGTCGTTTGGCATATTTATCCAGACAATGAAGTGGTATATGTGTACACTTCCCGCAAAAATGTCAAAATCTGCACAGAACTGGATGTTTGCTCGGCATATCCGGTGATGGAAGATTTCGAAATTTCAGTGCGCGAATTGCTGACGACCCATATTGCCAAATAA
- a CDS encoding YceI family protein, producing the protein MATTKWVIDPTHSEIQFKVKHLVISTVTGAFNSFEGGVETENEDFDGATVHFSADVESIDTKQEQRDQHLKSADFFDAENHPKLSFTGKLAKKGDDSYKLHGELTVKGTTKPVDFAVEYGGNMTDFYGNNKSGFELSGKINRKEFGLEWSAVTEAGGVVVGDEVKLIANVQVVKQ; encoded by the coding sequence ATGGCTACTACTAAATGGGTGATTGACCCAACACATTCAGAAATCCAGTTCAAAGTGAAACACCTGGTGATCTCCACCGTTACCGGTGCATTCAACAGTTTCGAAGGCGGTGTAGAGACTGAAAATGAAGACTTCGACGGTGCTACCGTCCACTTTTCTGCGGATGTAGAAAGCATAGATACCAAACAGGAACAGCGCGACCAGCACTTGAAATCGGCCGATTTCTTCGATGCTGAAAACCATCCTAAATTGTCATTCACCGGTAAACTGGCGAAAAAAGGCGATGACAGCTACAAACTCCACGGTGAACTGACCGTAAAAGGCACGACCAAACCTGTTGATTTTGCGGTGGAATACGGCGGTAACATGACCGACTTCTACGGTAACAACAAATCAGGTTTCGAGCTCAGCGGCAAAATCAACCGCAAGGAATTCGGCCTGGAATGGAGCGCAGTGACCGAAGCCGGTGGCGTAGTGGTAGGCGATGAGGTGAAACTGATCGCGAACGTTCAGGTAGTGAAACAATAA